The Cygnus atratus isolate AKBS03 ecotype Queensland, Australia chromosome 16, CAtr_DNAZoo_HiC_assembly, whole genome shotgun sequence genome contains the following window.
GGCGGGAGGCGAGGATGGAGCTGCGCAGGGAGACAGCTGCTAAGTGAAAGGTGAGCTAGTGCCAGGCAGGTGAATCACTCGGTGGTGAAAATAGATCTTATTCTTTGCACGCAGCGCTGGGAATGAGACGCAGCTTGACTCGCTCAGTAAATCGtggagcaaagagaaaaacaaggcaagttgttggtttttttttttttttttttttccccaaggcaATAAATTGCGAGGGAGCAGCCTCTGAAACTCCAGCGACCGAGTTCCCGAGGCTCCCTTAAAAGGGGAGATTTTAGTCCGGGACAGCGGGGAGACAGCAAAGCCATAAACACCCCCGAAGGAATGTGGCTGCTGAGAAATGAGCATCCCGCAGCGTGGGGGCCAGCTcagcggggggagcggggccgcacTGCCCGGCGCCTTGGCCATGCCCCTCGGGGGCACGCGGTGGCCACCAGGGCTAGCGGTCCCCAGGAGGCTCTCGCTGAGCCCCGTGGGTGTCGTGTCCCTGCCTCCTCAGGCTCCACACCATGCAGATGTCCCCGACGGCCAGCTGCTGGCACGGGAGCTGGTAGAGCTGGCAGGTCCTGTGAGGGCAGCAGGACACCCAGCCCCGGTGCCGGGCGAAGAAGGGAAACTCCTGGAGCACCTCCACTGAGACCTGGGCAGGGCGAGGAGAGGGCCCGCGTCAGGAGCAGCCCCAATGCCACCAGCACCCGCATCAGGAGCAGCCCCaatgccaccagcaccccctgCTTGCCCCACTGCTGAAGGGCAGCCTCCTGAGGCTGGGAGGCTGGCCACCTCCTTCCCAAGCTGCCCTCCAcaagcccagcagccccaccacACCCCGCagctccttctttccctcccacATCAGGAGACGTGACCAAGGCCATGCAGCAGCTTGGTGGCGGAGCTGGAGTTCACCCGTTTCGGCCTTCCCTGGCCTCTGACCCTCTCCTCTGTAGGGCTGGGGCCAGCCTGGCGTTGAGGAAAGCCACCGATTCCGTGGTTAGGGTGCCAGGGCCGGCTGGTCCCGCTCTGCCTGCGCGCTCTCAGCTCTCTGGGGCTGATGCTTGGAAGGGTCCCCTAAGGATGAGGCTGGTGATCTGGTGGGGACATGTAGGTGGGACCATGCAGCCTGGCCTGCCTCTCCCCGCGGCCCCACTCCCTCCGCGCAGAGCAGGACTGATGTCCTTGCCCGCTTCCCTGCACCTGGCAGCCCTCACTGCCAGCTCCTGGAGGCGCAgagcttttggggaaaaatatttgcaaagccCAGGCAGCTCCTTTGGGTGATGAGAGCGCAGGGGATGGCTGCTCATGTCAGTGCCTGCACTGTGACGGCCCCCGTGCGTTTGGGGACGTGGGGATCCCCTTCCCGAGGACAGCCCCTCACGCACCTGCCCGTCCTGCTCCCCGAGGCAGACCCGCAGGGAGGCGAAGCCGGCGTGCGAGCTCCTCCGGATGCCCCGCACCACACACGAGCTGATGCGCAGCTCGGTGCCAGCCGCCGCGCACCGCAGGAAATCCTCCTCCCGCAGCTCCTCCACCTTCCTCTGCTCGCCGCCGGGCAGCACCGCCAGGGAGCCCCGCTGGAAGTGGGGCAGCACGAAGGCCGTGCTGGCCGTGGGCAGCAGCATGGCCCAGAGCCCCCCGGTGCCGGCCGGGGCTCGGCACTGCCAGTACGCGACCGCGGGGCAGAGCGGCTGGGAGTAAAGCAACGCGTGGGACGGTGCTGTGGGGGTCAGCCCTGGGGAGGTGGAAATGTGGGCAGGCACCGGGGTGGGCACCGTGGGGACGGTCCCCGTGTCAGCAGGCTCCTCGCCTGTCCCCTGTGGGGAAGCCACcctgggagggggctgcggaGGGGCAGCGCTGGTGGAAGGTggaggtgaggggctggggggctccgAGGGATTTGGTGTGGGTGGGGGGACACTGGCATCGtgcaggctggcagctgccctgctcagcTTGCCCGTACCCACTGCCAGTCCGTAATACACCCGTGCCCTGGGGACACTGCCTGTGGGCAATGGGGTTACTGGGGGGAGCCCCCCGCCCAGCTCTGTGCCCCCTgcgctcccagccccagctggtgCCACCGGGCTGGCTGCAGACCAGAGCCCTGGCAGGGCCCCCACCACCCCTATCCCCATGTCCTGCCTGTCCccgtgctgcctgctgggggaCATCCAGGCTGGGGcgtgcaggcagctgctggccccGGGACAGCCTCGgggggtgccccagccccttCTGTAGGTGGCGGTGATGCCcgggggctgtgggcagccccctgctgccccaTCAGCAGTGCCTGTGGTGGAGCCGGGGTCCCTCGTGTGCCCAGGCAGGGCGCATCGTGCCCATGGCTGCTGGGTGCCCGCAGGAGCCACAGGCCTCACGCAgcggggtgggtgctggggcgaggggcaggcagccctgggcccccccggcagcacccAGGCACCTGGAGCTGGTGTGGAGCCCCAGTGcctggggctgcccggggccggcagcgccTTCCTCGCTGTCATCTCCCGCTTCTTCGGGGGCAGGCTGAGCCCCCCCGTGACGGTCCTGCTTTCGGCACCCTCCGGCAGCCCCCCTTCTTGGGACATTttgtggggctgctgcgggCAGGTCCCGGAGGCACTGCGTCACCCGTGGGGCTCGGCGAGCAGGAGCATCTAGgagagcaccaggagcagggtTACAGGGCTGGGAAGTGGTGGGGCTGGGCGCACAGCATCTGTGAGGCTGGCAATAATCCCATGCTGGTGACATCGGTCCCCGTGGCAGAGGAGCATCAGGCCCTGGGGGGATGCTGCCTCGGGGCTGGCTCGTCCCTGCACCCCTCGGGGCTGTAGGTGCTGCGGGGACAGGGTGGCACCTCAGGGGGAAGgggccagggccaggctgggctggctccaTCCCCATCTCACCGTGACAGCTCGGGGCTCCCAtggggggtttggggagggCTGACGGGGGGCAAGGGAAGCCCCTCCTAGGACTTGGGGCCGATGTGACCCGTAGTGGGTCAGGCAGTGGCACCAGGAGGCAGAACAGATGCAAGAGTGAGGTTGAGCCCCTTTGAAGTTGGGCAGGAGCTGCCTAAAAGCAGCAGGTTCAGCTGGTGCTGAGTTATTTCTCTGGCTTTCTGAATGCCAGCCGCAGGTCCCACCGCCCCCACTGTTCTCCCCTTGTGCTcggctcccagccctggctggcTTCCCACGCCAGGGAAACCACACCAGCTCTTTTTACTTTCACGGGGGCTACACAAGCTGCAAGGGTTAGTGACAGAGCCCGGCCACTCAGGGATGCTCTTTTCTGCCataatcatgatttttttaatttttttttctttttttttttttttttttttttttttttcctgcacagcaACAGCTTTAAAACTCAGCTGGCTTAATAGAAATGCAGCACAACTGGCCCCAAGCGGGTGATATCTCTGAGCTGGAcatgcctgcagcagcccccagccagcaccaggtGGGTGCTGTgccctctgcagctgctctgcaccacTGCAGGGTGAGGGCACGGCCTGGCGAGGGGCTGCggagaggctggggggagcGGGATCTCTCTGCCCTGGTGCCCGGGACCAGCCTCGTTAGCCCTcggagcagagctgtgccatACCACCGTGAAGGGTGGGCAAAATGGGATGGGGTCTGCAACTTCCCTGCTGTCTGTGGGGCCAGGGGAGGACAGGAGCTTGGCAGGGACAGCCACCCTGGGTGCTCAGATGGGTGCAAAGCCACACACCCCCAGACCAGGTGACGTTCCCTCACCCTCCTGCTCACCCCAGCACGGCACTGCCGAGCTCCAGGCTCTCCCCCAAAGCACTTTGCTCCCCCAAACAGCTCGGACACCCCATTACCTCCTGCCTGGAGCCCCCCGCTCCCCATTCCCTGCCCCAAACCAGAGCCCCCCGCCTTGGCCGGGGGCCGGTGCAGCCCTTACCTGCTGGGGGGGCCAAGTGGGAGCCAGAGGGTGCGCGAGCCGCCCTGTCTGCCACGGCACCGGGGCGCACTGCGTGCGGTGGGGAAGGTCACCACGGGCCACGTGGGAGGCTGCCTTGTGCAGCGCTCCTGCTCTCACCGCCTCCTCCTGAGGCAGCCGCAGGAGGGGACGTGGGACCCTCCAGCTATGGGCTGCGGGGCCGTGGCCCCCCGACCTGAGCCCTCAGGGtgggaagggggctggggatggaggtggATGGGGACGCTGGTGGGCTGCACCCTCGGCACGGTGACCCCGTTGATGCTGCCATGTGGGAACCCACGGGGAGAGAGGGTGGCCCTGGGGACTCCTGCAAACAGCCCGTGGAGCTGGTGCTGCACGAGGGCTGGGCATCCCGGTGTGTCCTTGTTCCCAAAACCATCCCGGCAGCTCGGGGTCCCGACACCCACCCAGGCCCCGCTCAGCTGGCGGGGAAAGTGAGAGGAGGAGCAGCCGAaacagcctcctccagcagtgACATTTAAGCCACCTTCTCTGTCGCTGTGTTGTGGTTAAACACGGCTGGGTGAAAACACCTTCCCCGGCTTGGCAAAGCGCTGCTCACAGTCATCTGGGTACCGAGAGCCGGGGACGGCGGCGGGGAAGCACGCGGAGCTGCTGACGTTGGAtgggcggccgggccggggaaGCAGGGCTCACCGTGGGTGCCTGCCCCGTCACCCCGGTGTGGTCACACAGCCCCGGCCCCGAGGAGCTGAGGGATGCTCAGCACGGTGCTGAAGGCACCACGGGGCTGGGAGAGATGCTCGCAGCCAGGACcgcagaggagaggagctgcctgCCCACCGTGCGAGGTAGGGATAGCTGCTTGTTTCTGCCCCGCTGCTTTTCACCAGCCTTTTGGTTCCTTCACGGCTtggttttcctcctctctgggcaggaggggaggaagggagcgCTTCAAATGGGAAGATGCCATCGGGGATTGAAGTGTGGGAAGTGTGCATGCATGCTCACGTACGGACACAAACGCAAGGAGGTCTCAGTTCAGCCACAACAAGGTTTTATAGCTCACACCCGCACAAGGCAGCCCTCCAAAGCTGCTCGTGGCAGTGGTGTGGTGCTCTCCTCGGCAGGTCCCCGAGTGCGCTGGGCTCACCTCCTCGCCTGGTCTCCCCCCATGATGTGCCCAGCTGAATGAAGCACGTGGCAGTGCAGCCGTGTCCTGCTGCCGCCCACATCCAGCGGTCGGGCACGGGTAAATGTGGGTAAATCTCCCCCAGGGCTGTACCCGGACTGCTGGGCTTTGGCCCTACTCAGGTTCGCTTGCTGCCGGCTTGTGGGATGATGGAAGAAGGAACGGGATGACCCTCGACCTGCAGACCTGGCCCTGTGCCCTGTCCCTTCTGCGCTTCAGAGCTGCTCCGTGCACCCGCCCTGCCCCCAGGACCTGCTCGAGGACATCCATGGTCAGGTTGGCAgctcccctgtccccacccAGTCTCCTGGGCTGTCCCTGCCCAATTCCCTGGGCCCAGCCGGAGCAGAGGGGTCCTGCAGCTTTCCCATACCCCAGGAAGGGAATgggagccctgctcccagccactTCTTGAGCTGTGTCACCCAAGCTGACTCCCCATTAAGCTGTGCCCCCCATTACGGGACCGTCCCTGGTCCCCTTTGCGCAGCTGGGCGCTGAGACCGGAGCTCTGGTGTCACAGAGGCGTGAGGTCACAGCCCTTGTCCTCGCTGCCACCATGAGCTCCGAGCACAACCCAGCCCTTGTCCCCCACTGCCGCTGCCCCAGCGCCTCACCCTGCGGCCCTACACTGCCATCTGAGGCCCCCAAAAAGGAGCCGGCTGCCCCTCAGGAGGTACAGCCCCACGGCATGGCACTGTGCCCCCCCAGGCCACCATCGTGGGGACATCCATGGGCAATGCCGTGGGCTgggaggagcccccgctgggTTACCCGAATTACGCACCTCTGCCTTGTGGGGAcatgtccccacgtccccaaaGGAGCCCAGGGAGTGCAAACCTGCGGTGATGCTTGCTGGGACGAGCTCGATGCcaccctaaccctaaccccagtcctaaccctaaccctagccctaaccctaacctgCCTCCTTGCCTTTCCCTCTCCCAGGCTGGAGACATGGGGGACCAGCCCTGCCCGCTGGGCAGCAGGGATCCAAAAAGCCATCTCCGCAAGGTAAGGGTccccgcggcggggctgcgcggggggCTGCGGTGCTCGGGGTGCTCAccctgcccgccccgctccgcagGTGCTGAAGGAGCTGTCGCTGCTCAGGCTGCTGAAGCGCACGAACCGCAGGATCCTGCGGCTGCATGCCGTGGCCGTGCAGTGCTGGCACTCGCTCGCAGCGCAGAGGCTGCCCGGCCTCCTGCCGGTCCCTCCCAGGTAGGTcgggggggcagaggggccccgcgcccccggcccTGCTTGTTTGCCACGCGAAGGCACAAATTTGGAGGGGTGAGGATGACCTAAAGGGGGATAAACCGCAGGGATGTGAATCAGAGGTGGGTTTGGGCTGGTCTGGGAGGGTGCCGGATTCAGCCGTACCGGAGGTTTCTGGGCTCAGGGCCAGCCTGGGGTTCACCAAACCGCCCCGTTCCCTGCACCCCATGggcactgcagcccatggtggcCTGGCACAGGCATTTCCCTGTGCTCCAGAGCCTCTCCCTCCGTGCTCCCTCCCTGTGGGCTGTTTGATGGGGCCGCGCTGAGCCATgccctggtgctggctgggctgcccagggcaggacAAATGTGCCCTTCTTCTTCTTGGATTTGGGCGCAGGATGTGCCACCTCACACCAAAGCCACAGGAGGTCACGGAGGAGGCCGTCGGCAGCCCGGCAACCAACGCCACCAGCAGCAAGGATGTGCCCATGGACCCCGAGACGGGGACCCCGCTGGGGGACCCCCAGCCACTCGCCAAGAACTGGGGGGCTGGCGAGGCCAAGAAGGACATGCTGGGGACCCTGCCCCAGCGCTTCCACTTGCCAGCCCCCAAAGTGCTCTGCCGGCCGTCGGCCCAGCGCTGGGTCAAACCCTGCTGCACCCGCTCCTGCGGCGAGAGCCTGGAGCAGGTGCTCACCATCCGCTACCCGCAGTGAGGGCGAGGCACCGCTGCCATCGGTACGAACCCCAACGTGCAGCGTGCCCTGCTGGCTGAGCGGGGGTCTTTCTGCCTCGGGGACCCCCATTAAGGCCCAGCTCGTTAGCGAggtggccgtgctgctggctTTCCTTCCAGGGCTGCCGGAGGTTcggggctgggaggagcaggaggtgagCTGCCAAGAGGAGGTCTGTGGGGCGACACACCGAGCCATTGCGCTGCGAATAAAGGGAGCGAGCTGTGTCTTCCTGACCCAGACGTTCTGCCCGAGAGTTGTGTTTGGTTTGGCATCCCGCTGCGTTTGCAGGTCGGTGGGTTCCACTTGCTTTGGATTTGAGGGGCTGGAGACGTCGGGGGTGATGCCCGTGTACAGAGGGGCTGGAAATCTTTCCTCCATGCACCCCATCACCAGGCACCAGCAAAAGCTATGCCCCTGCTGGGCTCGGGGACCAGCAGTCCCCAAGATGCCTGGCCAGGGTCAGGAGCCTTACACAGGCAGTtagcagctgcagggctctgctcccctgggTTTCCTTCAGGGGAGCACGGCAGCATTTTCCCACCAGCCTCGCAGGCAAAACCCCAGCTAtccccatctctccagcctggaaaaggagagaaaactgTCGCCCATCTCCTACGCGAGGAGGTGGTGGGCTGATCCACCAGCAGGATTAATGGGCCACTGGTGTGGCAGAGCTGTCACCAGGCTGTGAGCTGGGACGTGCCCAGCCCCCAGAGCGATGTCACCAAAGCTGCCAGGAAACCTTCCGCTCCCATTTCGGCTGGAGTAAAGGAAAGTGGCTCGCTGGCCAAGAGCCAGGGCCAGGCTGTAAGGATGCAAAATGCCGTACGGTCCCCTTCAGGATATTGCAGCGATGGGAATTGCCGGTGCCAGGATCAACAAAGTCTTATAGCTGTAGGTGCTGAAGTTTAAGGCTTTGAACCTACACGCACTTTGGTCTTTGTTTAACGTTTGGCCTTGGTTTACCCTGCGAAATTACAAGtggcggccgggcccgggggcGAGCGCAGAAAGCAAAAAGCGTGGAGCAGGAGCACGAGGAGGGAGCACGGCCCCGCGGCACCCCGTGTCCTGCCCggattgctgctgctggggggcagcggggtcCTCATGCCCTGAGGCCAAGagccgggagctgcagctccggggggtgcggggcgggggggggctctcGGGGCTTCCTCGGCAGCGAGGGGGGCGAGCCCAGCACGGGGCACTCGGGGCGCACGGGTCGGGGGTGCGGAGCGCggctggggagggatggagggaaggagggaaggagggaaggagggatggagggagggagagagggatggagggagagagggatggagggagggagagagggatggagggagagagggatggagggagggagagagggatggagggagagagggatggagggagggagagagggatggagggagagagggatggagggagggagagagggatggagggaggggggtgaagggagggatggagagaaggagggagggatggagggagggacGGGACGGGTTTCGGAATCCAGAAAAGGGGCAGGGCGACCCCAGCCGGGGGCTGTGCGAAACCAGCCGGGGGAGGTCCGAAAGGGtcgggctgggggctggggggtgccTCCCGCccccccaggctctgccccgGCAGCCGCGCAGATCCGGGGGGCGCTGCCCCAGGGGCGCGACGAGGAGCCGGGCTGCCCCCCTCCAGGTGCTCATTAGCGGCGGTCCGGCCCCCTCATTAATTAACCGTGGTCAAAGCCGCTAATTAGCTGCGGCCGGAGCTGGGGCGGGGAGCGCTGGCGGCCATGGGGGGCACTGGCAcgggattgggattgggattgggattgggattcGGACTGGGGTTGCGGGATGGGGCAGCGGCGGGGCACGGCCGTGCTGCTCGTCCTGCTCGTCGCCCTGGGTAAGGCTGCGACCCCCGGCGGGTGGTGGGTGCTGCCCCGGCTGGGGTttgggtgctggagctggggaggtGCTGCCCGGGCTGGGTTTGGGGGCTCTGGGCAGGGGCAGTGTCCCGTGCTGGTGTGTGGGGTGTGCAggggggggtgctggtgggggtCCCCTGCCTCTTGTCCGTGTCGTTGTCCTGTGGTTTTTCTCTGGGGGCTCCTCGCAGGCTGTGCCCCCCTGTTCCTGTCCTCAGCtagagcagggcaggcagggggggGGAGGCACCCAGGCTGCCCCCCACATCATCTctctgaccccccccccccccccccccctccaaactggcagggctgggaaatAAGCAATGGGTGCGTGGTTTGCATGCATCCCGCTCAGAACGGGGAGCTCGCCCTGCCCTGGTGGCCCAGGGCTGCCCGGGTCGCCCCAGGAGGGAGGTGGGCACCGTCCCCAAAGGTCTCTGAGCTTGTTCTGTCCCCTCGGTGGCTGGCAGGGCACCGGGTGCTGGGCACCACGTGCACGGATGTCTACCGAGGCTTCTCGGACTGTGTCCTGAAACTGGGGGAGAACATGGCCACAtacgaggaggaggagagcattGAGCCCCAGGGGCTGCACCGGGTCTGTGGGTGAGTACGGCCCCGTGCCTGGACCCCCTGTGTGTCCCACCCTGTGGGGAAGGTCTCTgggggggtgggatggggccCCAGACCCTCACAGGCTCCCCACCAGCACTGAGAGGACAGGGACTGGGTGACTGGGGGCGCACATCCAGCACCCCTccgtgctgctgtgtgcctggatCCCTCCGTGCACACACCCTGCCTCCCTCCGACCCCAAACACAGGGAGAGCTCCCTGCATCCATCCACCTCCGGGCAGAGCCTGCATCCCCAGCCCTTAAAAATAGCTCCAGCCCCCAGGACATGCACCGTGACCCCCTGCGGGTGTGGGGCTGGCAGAACTCGACCCGGACCCTCAAGTGTTTGGATGGAAACACCAGGACCTGGCTGCGGGAGGCAGGCTGCCTCCAGCTaggtgctgcagccccgggcaggctcgctgcctccctcccttcccaacCCATCATCTTTCAGGCTGGAATTGCCACCTGCCCCTGGTATTTTGTGTgactgcagtgctgggaggaTGTTAACTGTAGGAGACCCAGAATAGTAATGAAAGAGGTAAAAGAACCGAGAGCTAACTACCCtcagtgctttcatttctaattatttGCTTTGGGGATGCGTTCCCCCGACAGAAACCCTGCTGATGGGGAGCTGGCTGTGTCCTGCTCCTTCTTGCCTCCTTCTCCACCGGACAACCTAGGATGAAATGCCTCCCTGGGATGCAGTGGGAGGCAGGGCTGAAATGGGAACTGCTTTTTCTAGGCTGTGATGTGTGTGGCTCCTTGGTATCAGATAATAGCCGTGTGTGTGGCTCAGCATGTGCTTGGGGGGCTGCCGGAGGCATGATTGCTCTCTGCTGAAACTCACAGCTCCCGCTCAAATGAAGTGTAAGAGGAGGTTTTCAACAGGCTCTGGGGCACTAAATAGGAAAGAACAGGACCTGGGAACTGGGGCTCAGGATGGGACCTTCCTGGACAAGCCGACTCCTTGTGCTGGTCCTGGTGGGCAGGTGGCGGTGCGTGGCAAGCTGGGCTCGCTGTGGctggaggaaaaagatgaaGTCCCATTTTCCTGccaggaaatatttctgagttATGGCCTTTAACCCCTTCCCTCCTCAGCCGCCACCTGCCTGCCCACGGAAGGCACCGTGCTCCCCTCCCTGGGAGCGTGGGTcagggatggagatggggatgAGAGGCGGCGTGGTGTCGGGGGTGTCGCCACCTCGGCTCTGCGTGCGCGGTGCTTCCCTGCCCGACCGCAGCCTGACCAGATGGAGGCTGTGAAGGGTGAAGGACCGGGGACTGCGAtccctgctgaaagcagaagcaggctggagctgcttCTCCCAGCCACGTTTTGCCCAAATATTTAAGCCAGGCTAAACCCtctcctggcagagctgcctgctgccggcccggggcagcagcagcaggtcagGAGCGAACGCGAGGGGTTGCCTGGATTGGCACCGGGCTCTCATTATCTCGGGATATTTATTCTGCCACAGTGACTCTGTTTAATGAACTCGATCACAGCTGGTGTTTTGATGTAAGCCTGGtaagaaaactaaataaaggaagtgctcctgcctgcctggaCAAAGGTGTCATCTCCAGCACAGGGTGCTGAGACCG
Protein-coding sequences here:
- the TP53TG5 gene encoding TP53-target gene 5 protein; this encodes MGDQPCPLGSRDPKSHLRKVLKELSLLRLLKRTNRRILRLHAVAVQCWHSLAAQRLPGLLPVPPRMCHLTPKPQEVTEEAVGSPATNATSSKDVPMDPETGTPLGDPQPLAKNWGAGEAKKDMLGTLPQRFHLPAPKVLCRPSAQRWVKPCCTRSCGESLEQVLTIRYPQ